One genomic window of Thalassoroseus pseudoceratinae includes the following:
- a CDS encoding alpha/beta hydrolase: MVRLSAVVVAVIGLIGVGSATVSAADDHPVYEIWPDGAPGETGDIPAEKAVEPPADSKRPVTRIHNVTNPTLTVYKAPKDKDTGTSVVICPGGGYNILAWDLEGVEVAEWLNSIGVTGVVLKYRVPRRKDRLKHEAPLQDAQRAVRFTRAHAKEWGINPDRIGILGFSAGGHLSTTTLTNSDRSSYKSIDEIDEQSSKPDFGVLIYPAYLTGERNAKTYGKELSEEIRVTKDTPPIFMAHAYDDRITPADTARLFIALKEAGVPAELHIYNSGGHGFGLRTTDNPVSSWPGRCEDWMRIRGLLKKSK, from the coding sequence ATGGTGCGTTTGAGTGCGGTTGTAGTAGCAGTGATTGGTTTGATCGGGGTTGGTTCGGCAACCGTAAGTGCGGCGGACGATCATCCGGTTTACGAGATTTGGCCGGACGGTGCTCCGGGGGAAACCGGCGACATCCCTGCCGAGAAAGCCGTCGAACCGCCAGCCGATTCCAAACGCCCCGTGACACGAATTCACAACGTCACCAATCCGACCCTGACGGTTTACAAAGCACCAAAGGACAAAGACACCGGCACGTCTGTGGTGATCTGCCCCGGCGGCGGATACAACATTCTCGCCTGGGACTTGGAAGGTGTCGAAGTGGCCGAGTGGCTGAACTCTATTGGCGTCACCGGGGTGGTTCTGAAGTACCGCGTGCCACGTCGGAAAGACCGGCTCAAACATGAAGCCCCCTTGCAAGACGCCCAGCGAGCGGTTCGTTTCACACGGGCACATGCGAAGGAATGGGGCATCAACCCCGACCGCATCGGCATTCTCGGGTTCTCCGCTGGCGGGCATCTTTCGACCACCACGCTCACCAACAGCGATCGGTCCTCGTACAAAAGCATTGATGAAATCGACGAGCAAAGCTCGAAACCAGACTTCGGCGTGCTGATTTACCCGGCATATCTCACCGGGGAACGGAACGCAAAAACGTACGGCAAAGAACTTTCCGAAGAGATCCGAGTGACGAAGGACACACCACCGATCTTCATGGCTCATGCGTATGACGACCGGATCACGCCTGCGGACACCGCTCGGTTGTTCATCGCATTGAAGGAAGCCGGTGTGCCTGCGGAATTGCACATCTACAACAGCGGCGGACACGGTTTTGGTCTCCGAACGACCGATAACCCTGTTTCCTCATGGCCGGGACGATGTGAAGATTGGATGCGAATTCGTGGACTGCTGAAGAAGTCGAAGTGA
- a CDS encoding FAD-dependent oxidoreductase, whose product MSDSTPSSPNTPVTPKPNGDVPETVPNSGRKRIVILGGGFGGVYTAMELERQFRGRDDVEISLVNKENYFVFQPMLAEVVSGSIGITDTVSPIHRLLPKTKLYIREVESIDLANRTVTLSPGFWPRPLQLEYDHLVLALGTVTDFRGIPGIYEHALPFKNLADAVSLRNHVIRVLEEAVVETDPQHRRELLTFVIAGGGYSGVEVAAELNDFLRAIAKEYQGVEPEDIRVILVHSGKRILEREIPERLGSYAQNVMKDRGMELVLGSRLRTATPDAAIIKNKESGEETRVPTKTLISTVPSMPNPIIDSLDLPKERGKIAIDQMFQIEGFPDVSAIGDCMAMPSPTGEGFCPPTAQHATRQAKVLAHNIKAQMFGGEKKRYTFKGLGTMGSLGYHRAVALLLNRIPLGGRGTGLLAWMMWRTVYWMKLPGFTRKLKVGAAWFLDLIIKPETVQLRLESGNAISKVHFEPGETVFRQGDLGDSLYIILEGEAEVLVEKPGTNGEPTQEVVAKLTPGEYFGEMALLNNRTRSATVRCHKPLSLLALRQGDFRALVSNLPEMKESFQRVMDDRSRENSDPDAEADSPNASSDV is encoded by the coding sequence TTGGTGGCGGATTCGGCGGTGTGTATACCGCGATGGAACTCGAACGCCAGTTCCGTGGGCGAGACGATGTCGAGATTTCGCTCGTCAACAAGGAAAATTATTTCGTCTTCCAACCGATGCTCGCGGAAGTTGTTTCCGGGAGTATTGGAATCACGGATACGGTCAGCCCGATCCATCGCCTGTTGCCGAAAACAAAACTCTACATTCGCGAAGTGGAATCGATTGACTTGGCCAATCGCACGGTGACACTGAGCCCCGGTTTTTGGCCGAGACCGCTGCAATTGGAGTACGATCATCTCGTGCTCGCGTTGGGGACCGTGACCGACTTCCGAGGCATTCCCGGCATCTATGAACATGCATTGCCGTTCAAGAATTTGGCCGACGCGGTCAGCTTGCGGAATCACGTGATTCGTGTGCTCGAAGAAGCCGTCGTCGAGACCGATCCCCAACACCGGCGGGAACTCTTGACGTTCGTAATCGCGGGGGGTGGTTATTCGGGTGTGGAAGTGGCGGCCGAACTCAACGATTTCCTTCGGGCGATTGCGAAGGAATACCAAGGTGTCGAACCAGAAGACATCCGTGTGATTCTCGTTCACTCTGGGAAGCGGATTCTGGAACGCGAAATCCCCGAACGATTGGGAAGCTACGCTCAAAACGTGATGAAAGATCGCGGGATGGAACTCGTGCTCGGCAGCCGACTCCGCACCGCGACGCCCGATGCGGCGATCATTAAGAATAAAGAGAGCGGCGAGGAAACTCGTGTGCCGACGAAAACTCTGATCTCGACCGTTCCATCAATGCCGAACCCGATCATTGATTCGCTCGATTTGCCCAAAGAACGGGGCAAGATTGCGATTGATCAGATGTTCCAAATCGAAGGGTTCCCGGACGTGTCGGCCATCGGCGATTGCATGGCGATGCCCAGTCCGACCGGTGAGGGTTTCTGCCCACCAACCGCCCAACACGCGACACGTCAAGCGAAGGTTTTGGCTCACAACATCAAGGCCCAGATGTTCGGTGGCGAAAAGAAACGCTACACGTTCAAGGGGCTTGGCACGATGGGGTCACTGGGGTATCACCGAGCGGTGGCGTTGCTGCTCAATCGCATTCCCCTCGGCGGACGTGGCACCGGTTTGCTGGCATGGATGATGTGGCGAACCGTCTACTGGATGAAACTTCCTGGCTTCACACGGAAACTGAAAGTCGGAGCCGCTTGGTTCCTCGATTTGATCATCAAACCCGAAACGGTGCAGTTGCGACTCGAAAGTGGCAACGCGATTTCGAAAGTTCACTTCGAACCTGGGGAAACCGTATTTCGACAGGGGGATTTGGGCGATTCGCTGTACATCATTCTAGAAGGTGAAGCCGAAGTTCTCGTCGAGAAACCCGGTACGAACGGAGAGCCCACGCAAGAGGTCGTCGCGAAACTCACGCCGGGCGAGTACTTTGGCGAGATGGCCCTGCTCAACAATCGCACGCGGAGTGCGACGGTACGGTGTCACAAACCGCTCAGTTTGCTTGCCCTCCGCCAAGGCGATTTCCGAGCGTTGGTGTCGAACTTGCCGGAAATGAAGGAAAGTTTCCAACGCGTCATGGACGACCGCAGCCGCGAAAATTCCGACCCCGACGCCGAAGCCGATTCACCCAACGCTAGCAGCGACGTGTAG